In one window of Dokdonia sp. PRO95 DNA:
- the dnaJ gene encoding molecular chaperone DnaJ, whose product MKEDFYDILGISKGATAAEIKKAYRKKAVQYHPDKNPGDDTAEANFKKAAEAYEVLSDDNKRARYDQYGHQAFEGGAGGGGFGGGGMNMDDIFSQFGDIFGGAFGGGGGGFSGFGGGGGQRRVKGSNLRIRVKLTIEEIANGVEKKIKVKRKKQAAGVSYKTCTTCNGAGQVTKIQNTILGRMQTSAPCTTCGGAGQMIDKRPAGADAQGLVVEEETVSIKIPAGVVDGMQLKVTGKGNEAPGNGIAGDLLVAIEEKDHEFLQREGDNLHLDLYISISEAVLGTSKEIDTVTGKVRIKIEEGVQSGKILRLRGKGIPSINGYGKGDLLVHVNVWTPKTLNKEQKQFFEKMAADDNFTPNPETGDKSFFEKVKDMFS is encoded by the coding sequence ATGAAAGAAGATTTTTACGACATATTAGGTATCTCAAAAGGAGCCACAGCAGCCGAAATTAAAAAAGCATACCGAAAGAAAGCGGTGCAATATCACCCAGATAAAAACCCTGGCGATGATACTGCAGAGGCAAACTTTAAGAAAGCTGCAGAGGCATATGAAGTGCTTAGCGATGATAACAAGCGTGCTCGTTATGATCAATACGGACATCAAGCCTTTGAAGGAGGCGCTGGTGGTGGTGGCTTCGGTGGCGGAGGTATGAATATGGATGATATTTTCAGTCAGTTTGGAGATATTTTCGGCGGTGCTTTTGGCGGCGGTGGAGGTGGTTTTTCTGGATTTGGTGGTGGCGGCGGTCAGCGTCGAGTGAAGGGAAGCAACCTACGTATTCGTGTAAAACTTACTATTGAAGAAATTGCAAACGGCGTTGAGAAAAAAATCAAGGTCAAGCGTAAAAAGCAAGCGGCAGGAGTTTCATATAAAACGTGTACAACCTGTAATGGTGCTGGACAAGTAACAAAAATCCAGAATACTATTTTAGGTCGTATGCAAACAAGCGCTCCTTGTACTACTTGTGGTGGAGCAGGGCAGATGATTGATAAACGTCCAGCAGGGGCAGATGCACAAGGTCTTGTAGTTGAAGAAGAGACAGTAAGTATCAAAATACCAGCAGGAGTTGTAGATGGAATGCAGCTCAAGGTTACGGGAAAAGGTAATGAAGCACCAGGAAATGGTATTGCAGGAGATTTACTTGTAGCAATAGAAGAAAAAGATCACGAGTTCTTACAAAGAGAAGGCGATAACCTTCACCTAGATCTTTACATTAGTATTAGTGAAGCAGTGCTAGGTACTTCAAAAGAGATTGATACTGTTACTGGAAAAGTACGCATCAAGATAGAAGAAGGCGTGCAGAGTGGTAAAATATTACGCTTGCGTGGTAAAGGTATTCCATCTATAAATGGCTATGGTAAAGGAGATTTACTTGTACATGTAAATGTATGGACGCCTAAAACACTTAATAAAGAGCAAAAGCAGTTTTTTGAGAAGATGGCTGCAGATGATAACTTTACACCAAACCCAGAAACTGGAGATAAGTCATTCTTTGAAAAAGTTAAAGATATGTTCTCATAA